A window from Pokkaliibacter sp. MBI-7 encodes these proteins:
- a CDS encoding DUF2167 domain-containing protein, which yields MNTARRWLLLLLCCCVPLLASADTQQTTDQQARDRIIAWAQQFWQSLQRKSGVQTLPTAHAELTIPSGFYFLDAHDSERVLTEVWGNPARSGALGMLFPSDASPFDADAWAVVLHYEAGYAINPRIAAQLDYQALLSQMQSELKADPSDTEGPQLTGWAVPPHFDAERNILYWAKELAFPGKATHTLNYNIRLQHQDGVLVMNIVAPVTELAAISQQLPPLLDMVHFLPDSSTADTLPPTAKVASLPADLPLQPAPRTAAENTALLSEMPDSVAMVISLLRQFWYLSVPAALYLLFRLFRGRERRIFY from the coding sequence ATGAACACCGCACGTCGCTGGCTGCTGTTACTGTTGTGCTGCTGTGTGCCATTACTGGCATCAGCGGATACGCAGCAGACTACTGATCAACAGGCGCGCGACCGCATTATCGCCTGGGCCCAGCAGTTCTGGCAGTCGCTGCAGCGTAAGTCCGGTGTACAGACACTACCCACGGCTCATGCTGAGCTGACCATCCCCAGCGGTTTCTACTTTCTCGATGCCCACGACAGTGAACGAGTACTGACCGAGGTCTGGGGCAACCCTGCCCGTAGTGGCGCTCTGGGCATGCTGTTCCCCAGCGATGCCAGTCCCTTTGATGCCGATGCCTGGGCTGTCGTGCTGCATTATGAGGCAGGCTATGCCATCAACCCGCGGATTGCCGCACAGCTGGATTATCAGGCCCTGCTCAGCCAGATGCAGAGTGAACTAAAAGCGGATCCATCAGACACAGAGGGCCCGCAGCTGACTGGCTGGGCTGTTCCTCCGCACTTCGACGCTGAGCGCAATATTCTCTACTGGGCCAAGGAGCTGGCCTTTCCCGGCAAGGCGACACATACCCTGAACTACAATATCCGCCTGCAGCATCAGGACGGCGTACTGGTGATGAATATCGTTGCACCTGTCACCGAGCTCGCCGCTATCAGTCAACAACTGCCACCGCTGCTGGACATGGTGCATTTCCTGCCAGACAGCAGCACGGCGGATACCCTGCCGCCAACAGCGAAAGTAGCCAGTCTGCCGGCTGATCTGCCACTTCAGCCAGCTCCCCGCACAGCGGCAGAGAACACCGCTCTGCTCAGCGAAATGCCCGACAGTGTGGCGATGGTGATCAGCCTGCTGCGCCAGTTCTGGTATCTGTCGGTGCCAGCCGCACTCTATCTGCTTTTCCGCCTGTTCCGCGGACGTGAGCGACGGATTTTTTACTAA
- a CDS encoding HNH endonuclease signature motif containing protein, producing the protein MKVIATVEPKGDSHVFSFKEQKSNFKSLLPEVNEEIIVIFNNLEIHTTVGDRQYRLNAPKKCKINGKEIKKLSYPELIKTLNLSSNQTVNFEIANKGNLISLVAIDQTENLLFMENGNTIKTIDEKISRDIMSRRGQALFRHRLLERYSYSCAISDCKTIYALEAAHITPHSEEQSYHEGNGLLLRADIHTLFDMHLISINPATGKVVVSNACCQQYNKYKDKPISPMPDKEYIEKHFKIFEENN; encoded by the coding sequence ATGAAAGTAATAGCGACCGTTGAACCTAAAGGTGATTCCCATGTATTTTCATTCAAAGAACAAAAATCAAACTTCAAGAGCCTCCTACCAGAAGTAAATGAAGAAATCATTGTCATATTTAATAATTTAGAAATCCACACGACTGTTGGAGATAGACAATATAGACTTAACGCACCAAAAAAATGCAAGATAAACGGAAAGGAAATAAAAAAACTTAGCTATCCAGAGCTAATAAAAACACTTAATCTTTCATCAAATCAGACGGTAAATTTTGAAATAGCAAACAAAGGAAATTTAATTTCACTTGTAGCTATAGACCAAACTGAAAATCTTCTTTTTATGGAAAATGGAAACACTATAAAAACAATTGATGAGAAAATTTCTAGAGATATTATGTCTCGTAGAGGACAAGCACTATTTCGTCACAGACTTCTTGAACGATATAGTTATTCATGCGCTATATCTGACTGTAAAACAATATATGCACTAGAAGCTGCACATATCACTCCACACTCAGAGGAGCAGTCATACCATGAAGGAAATGGATTATTACTTCGAGCAGACATACATACGCTATTTGACATGCATCTAATTTCTATCAATCCAGCTACCGGAAAAGTCGTGGTTAGCAACGCGTGTTGCCAACAATATAATAAATATAAAGATAAGCCAATAAGTCCGATGCCTGATAAGGAATACATTGAAAAACATTTCAAAATATTTGAGGAAAACAATTAA
- a CDS encoding glutathione S-transferase family protein produces the protein MANGQQGSVQGEYQSGVDAAELTLVIGNKNYSSWSLRPWFFLKMTGIPFNEVQLSLGTDFRQQVTQYSMAGKVPVLLHEGQAIWDSLAIGEYISETLLAGKGWPDSRHQRAWARSVVAEMHSGYPNLRRDMPMNCRRIVSGFEPGVAAQQDIRRIVEIWHDCRKAHHAEGPWLFGRFTLADAMFAPVASRFHSYQVPLDALAADYVQTVLNTPAYQQWLAAARAEEEVLAAEEV, from the coding sequence ATGGCAAACGGCCAGCAGGGGAGTGTGCAGGGGGAGTATCAGAGTGGCGTGGATGCGGCTGAACTGACACTGGTGATCGGCAACAAGAACTATTCATCTTGGTCGCTGCGCCCCTGGTTTTTCCTGAAGATGACCGGTATTCCCTTTAACGAAGTGCAGTTGTCGCTGGGAACGGACTTCAGGCAGCAGGTCACGCAGTACTCTATGGCGGGGAAGGTGCCGGTATTGCTGCATGAAGGGCAGGCCATCTGGGATTCGCTGGCCATCGGGGAATACATTTCCGAAACCCTGCTGGCAGGCAAGGGCTGGCCAGACAGCCGTCATCAGCGCGCATGGGCCCGTTCTGTCGTCGCTGAGATGCATTCTGGTTATCCCAATCTGCGTCGTGACATGCCGATGAACTGCCGCCGTATTGTCAGTGGCTTCGAGCCCGGTGTCGCAGCTCAGCAGGATATCCGCCGTATTGTTGAAATCTGGCATGACTGCCGCAAAGCCCATCATGCTGAAGGCCCCTGGCTGTTTGGCCGCTTTACACTGGCTGATGCGATGTTTGCGCCGGTCGCATCGCGCTTTCACTCCTATCAGGTGCCGCTGGATGCGTTAGCTGCCGACTACGTGCAGACCGTGCTCAATACTCCGGCCTATCAGCAGTGGCTGGCGGCGGCGAGAGCCGAGGAAGAGGTGTTGGCGGCAGAAGAAGTGTAA
- a CDS encoding type III secretion system chaperone: MSQPQPLFSNLLAQIMERLGIQDFDRQAICFRFTFAAEPALFLCQRDNGWAELQCSAAHLTALQAPQVALSLLELQGRQGGPLFVIACERDSGVVRVMYRFCLAGSQVHEVIDLIQVMRSFVSQVCAVVAQQPSPHSRSIAAEGNPESFRLNPLLRLQNR; encoded by the coding sequence ATGAGTCAGCCGCAACCGCTCTTCAGCAATCTGCTTGCCCAGATAATGGAGCGTCTGGGTATTCAGGATTTTGACCGGCAGGCAATCTGTTTCCGTTTTACCTTCGCTGCTGAACCGGCCCTCTTTCTGTGTCAGCGCGACAATGGCTGGGCGGAGCTGCAGTGCAGTGCAGCACACCTTACGGCACTGCAGGCACCACAAGTGGCACTATCGCTACTGGAGTTGCAGGGGCGTCAAGGGGGGCCGCTATTTGTCATTGCTTGCGAACGAGACAGTGGTGTCGTTCGCGTCATGTATCGTTTTTGTCTGGCGGGCAGTCAGGTTCATGAGGTGATCGACCTTATTCAGGTCATGCGTAGCTTTGTCAGCCAGGTGTGTGCTGTGGTTGCGCAGCAGCCTTCACCACATTCACGCAGTATTGCAGCAGAAGGAAACCCGGAGTCTTTCCGGCTTAATCCGTTACTGCGCTTGCAGAATCGTTAG
- a CDS encoding DMT family protein: MKNLRIARLFGALSCGILTPFALEPQLNPYWMTGLLLVCSNVFMTFAWYAHLKNLAQKPWLIAALLSWGIALFEYMFQVPANRIGHSVMSVGQLKIMQEVITLMVFVPFSVFYLKEKLTLDYLWAGLCILGAVFFIFRSKLG; encoded by the coding sequence GTGAAAAATTTGCGAATTGCCCGGCTGTTCGGCGCGCTGTCCTGCGGAATCCTCACACCCTTTGCTCTGGAGCCTCAATTGAATCCCTACTGGATGACTGGCCTGCTGCTGGTGTGCAGCAACGTATTTATGACCTTTGCCTGGTATGCCCACCTGAAGAATCTGGCGCAGAAGCCGTGGCTGATCGCCGCGCTGCTGAGCTGGGGGATTGCTCTGTTTGAATACATGTTCCAGGTGCCCGCCAACCGTATCGGCCATTCGGTGATGAGTGTGGGTCAGCTGAAAATCATGCAGGAAGTGATCACCCTGATGGTGTTTGTGCCTTTCTCCGTGTTCTATCTGAAAGAAAAACTGACCCTCGATTATCTCTGGGCCGGGTTGTGCATTCTCGGTGCCGTATTCTTTATCTTTCGCTCCAAACTGGGGTGA
- a CDS encoding RimK family protein, giving the protein MSKLIILVDDRADWAAYYPTDDLMTAQQYLTASQHLEGKPMQVINLCRSFKYLGSGYYCSLLAEARGHRVIPSVRTLNDLSHKSIYSLDTADLDSLINKVLPKGIEIAKADILIFFGKTHEPALADLARQLFELFPCPILKASFRKEGEGKGSHWRLSKIRPVALQQLQDSDEDRFAEALDRFSRRIWRKPRARRSARYDLAILYDPQEKMPPSDATALKLFISEGKKLGLEVELIEKRHYARLAEYDALFIRETTAINHHTYRFAKKAESEGMVVFDDPNSILKCTNKVYLEDLLRTHRIPTPKTVVVNRDQADLLSELEQRLGYPMVLKIPDGAFSRGVFKVKDRNELDTSLQQLFEQSYLILVQEFLYTDYDWRIGILNNKVIFACQYFMSQGHWQIYHHHEGGEAESGGFETMPASKVPKQVLKVALKAAGLIGDGLYGVDLKQRGDEVFVIEVNDNPSIDSEVEDAYLGEELYRVILEEFVRRLEKKRLRL; this is encoded by the coding sequence ATGAGCAAACTGATTATTCTGGTCGACGACCGCGCCGACTGGGCTGCCTACTACCCCACCGATGATCTGATGACTGCCCAGCAATACCTGACCGCCAGCCAGCATCTGGAAGGCAAACCGATGCAGGTCATCAACCTCTGCCGCAGCTTCAAATACCTCGGCTCCGGCTACTACTGCTCATTGCTGGCCGAAGCCCGCGGCCATCGGGTGATTCCCAGTGTGCGCACCCTCAATGACCTCAGCCACAAGAGTATCTACAGCCTCGATACCGCCGACCTCGACAGCCTGATCAACAAGGTACTGCCCAAAGGTATCGAGATCGCCAAAGCCGATATCCTGATTTTCTTCGGCAAAACCCACGAACCGGCGCTGGCCGATCTGGCCCGCCAGCTGTTTGAGCTGTTTCCCTGCCCGATCCTCAAGGCCAGCTTCCGTAAGGAGGGAGAAGGCAAAGGCAGCCACTGGCGGCTGAGTAAAATCCGCCCGGTCGCGCTGCAGCAGCTGCAGGATAGCGATGAAGACCGCTTCGCCGAAGCGCTGGACCGCTTCTCACGCCGGATCTGGCGCAAACCCCGTGCCCGCCGCAGTGCCCGTTACGATCTGGCGATACTCTACGATCCGCAGGAGAAGATGCCGCCTTCCGATGCCACTGCCCTGAAGCTGTTTATCAGTGAAGGCAAGAAGCTGGGGCTGGAGGTGGAGCTGATCGAAAAGCGCCACTACGCCCGGCTGGCCGAATACGATGCGCTGTTTATCCGCGAGACAACCGCCATCAACCACCATACCTATCGCTTTGCCAAAAAGGCCGAGAGTGAAGGCATGGTAGTGTTCGATGACCCCAACTCCATCCTCAAATGCACCAACAAGGTCTATCTGGAAGATCTGCTGCGCACCCATCGTATTCCCACCCCGAAAACCGTGGTGGTCAATCGTGATCAGGCTGATCTGCTCAGCGAACTGGAGCAGCGGCTGGGCTACCCCATGGTGCTGAAAATTCCCGATGGGGCGTTTTCCCGTGGGGTGTTCAAGGTCAAGGACCGCAACGAGCTGGACACCAGCCTGCAGCAGCTGTTTGAGCAGTCCTACCTGATTCTGGTGCAGGAGTTTCTCTACACCGATTACGACTGGCGCATCGGCATTCTCAACAACAAGGTGATTTTTGCCTGTCAGTATTTCATGAGCCAGGGCCACTGGCAGATTTACCATCATCACGAAGGCGGTGAAGCAGAAAGCGGTGGCTTTGAAACCATGCCCGCCTCCAAGGTGCCCAAGCAGGTGCTGAAAGTCGCCCTCAAGGCAGCCGGGCTGATCGGTGATGGTCTCTATGGCGTCGACCTGAAGCAGCGCGGCGATGAGGTATTCGTTATTGAAGTCAACGACAATCCCAGCATCGACTCAGAGGTAGAGGACGCTTATCTCGGCGAAGAGTTGTATCGGGTGATTCTGGAGGAGTTTGTACGTCGGCTGGAGAAAAAGCGGTTAAGGCTATAG
- a CDS encoding PAS domain-containing methyl-accepting chemotaxis protein, translating to MFSTKLKQQLAASQTALEQHQFMLQALNRSMAVIEFDLDGKVLQANDNFLRLMGYALDEVVGKHHSLFCDKALVNSPDYAARWARLRKGEFIADQFKRLTKQGGVVWLEASYNPVLDSNGKPYKIVKFATDITAKVNVEADARAKLEAVDRSNAIIEFTPDGTILTANKNFLQTMGYELSAIKGKHHSLFCDADYVRSHEYTQFWQQLRSGQFMTGRYKRLGRNGQVVWLEASYNPVFDRDGKLYKVVKFAVDISREVEQNESEARSASRAYHIAAETERVAEHGTVIIQDAATEMRQIADMVKTSADVIADLGRQSEQITAIVNSIRGIADQTNLLALNAAIEAARAGDQGRGFAVVADEVRSLAARTSRSTAEIAEMIEKIQGGTQAAISSMSGSQEQALRGVELANQAGSAIVQIRDGARDAVQAVSIFANVLDEAEVAASYHH from the coding sequence ATGTTTTCCACCAAGTTAAAGCAACAACTGGCGGCCAGTCAGACGGCACTGGAACAACATCAGTTTATGCTCCAGGCGCTTAACCGATCCATGGCAGTGATCGAGTTTGATCTGGATGGCAAAGTGCTGCAGGCCAATGACAACTTCCTGCGGCTGATGGGGTATGCCCTCGATGAGGTCGTGGGTAAACACCATAGCCTGTTCTGCGACAAGGCACTGGTGAACAGCCCTGACTATGCGGCGCGCTGGGCCCGCCTGCGCAAAGGAGAGTTTATTGCCGACCAGTTCAAGCGCCTGACCAAACAGGGTGGTGTGGTGTGGCTGGAGGCTTCCTACAATCCGGTTTTGGACAGTAATGGTAAGCCCTACAAGATCGTGAAGTTTGCCACCGACATCACGGCCAAAGTGAACGTCGAAGCGGATGCGCGGGCCAAACTGGAAGCGGTTGATCGCTCCAATGCCATTATTGAATTCACCCCCGATGGCACCATTCTGACCGCCAATAAAAACTTCCTGCAGACCATGGGCTATGAGCTGAGTGCCATCAAAGGCAAGCACCACAGCCTGTTTTGTGACGCAGATTATGTGCGATCCCATGAGTACACGCAGTTTTGGCAACAACTGCGCAGCGGGCAGTTTATGACGGGCCGCTATAAGCGCCTTGGCCGCAACGGGCAGGTGGTCTGGCTGGAAGCCAGCTATAACCCGGTGTTTGACCGTGATGGCAAGCTTTACAAAGTGGTGAAATTTGCGGTGGATATCAGCCGTGAGGTGGAACAGAACGAGAGTGAGGCGCGCAGTGCGTCACGTGCCTATCACATCGCAGCGGAAACCGAGCGGGTGGCTGAGCATGGCACGGTCATCATTCAGGATGCCGCCACGGAAATGCGCCAGATTGCCGATATGGTCAAGACCTCTGCAGATGTGATCGCTGATCTTGGCAGGCAGTCTGAACAGATCACTGCCATCGTCAACAGCATTCGCGGTATCGCGGACCAGACCAACCTGCTGGCACTGAATGCGGCCATCGAAGCGGCGCGAGCCGGTGATCAGGGCCGTGGTTTTGCGGTGGTAGCCGATGAGGTGCGCTCACTGGCGGCGCGTACCAGCCGGTCAACAGCCGAGATTGCCGAGATGATCGAGAAAATTCAGGGCGGCACCCAGGCTGCTATCAGCAGTATGAGTGGCAGTCAGGAACAGGCGCTGCGTGGTGTGGAGCTGGCCAATCAGGCGGGGTCGGCGATTGTGCAGATCCGTGATGGCGCGCGCGATGCGGTGCAGGCGGTCAGTATCTTCGCCAATGTGCTGGATGAGGCGGAAGTGGCCGCCAGTTATCACCACTGA
- a CDS encoding LysR substrate-binding domain-containing protein, producing the protein MSLEIDLLKTFLAVVDTGSFTRAAKHSFRTQSAISMQMKRLEEHSGQPLFRKEGRDLVLTEAGKVLVGYARRIMLLHDEAAVRLKQGWADQPIRLGCPSDYMDMICPSLIQALRQQIPQVGIQIITANSPDLRPLLDQGELELAVLTRLPDTDEGHVLLHDEGVWLVADHFDPAAHKHLPLALYEPSCKFHTAARDGLEKQGRAYEVICTASSPTLLATLVRNGQAISAMARCSAPADLLQSQQALDLPPLPSTDIVLATRATPHPLLGTRQLQQLLTTFQHRIQTKG; encoded by the coding sequence ATGTCTCTTGAAATTGATCTGCTGAAAACCTTTCTGGCGGTAGTGGATACCGGCAGCTTCACCCGCGCCGCCAAGCACAGCTTCCGCACCCAGTCCGCCATCAGCATGCAGATGAAGCGACTGGAAGAGCACAGTGGCCAGCCACTGTTCCGCAAGGAAGGCCGTGATCTGGTACTGACCGAAGCGGGTAAAGTACTGGTGGGTTATGCCCGCCGCATCATGCTGCTGCACGATGAGGCGGCAGTCAGGCTCAAACAGGGATGGGCCGATCAGCCTATTCGTCTTGGTTGCCCCAGCGACTACATGGACATGATCTGCCCGTCGCTGATTCAGGCACTGCGGCAGCAGATACCGCAGGTGGGTATCCAGATCATCACCGCCAACTCACCCGATCTGCGCCCGCTGCTCGATCAGGGAGAACTGGAGCTGGCCGTGCTGACCCGGCTGCCCGATACCGATGAAGGCCATGTATTGCTGCATGATGAGGGGGTATGGCTGGTCGCCGACCACTTCGACCCGGCCGCACATAAACACCTGCCGCTGGCACTGTACGAGCCCAGCTGTAAATTTCACACAGCGGCCCGCGATGGGCTGGAGAAACAGGGCCGGGCCTATGAAGTGATCTGCACGGCCAGCAGCCCGACGCTACTGGCGACCCTGGTGCGCAACGGTCAGGCCATCAGTGCCATGGCACGCTGCTCGGCACCGGCAGACCTGTTACAGAGCCAGCAGGCTCTCGACCTGCCGCCTCTGCCCAGCACGGATATTGTGCTGGCTACCCGGGCCACGCCTCATCCCCTGCTGGGCACCCGGCAGCTACAGCAGCTGCTGACGACCTTTCAGCACCGTATCCAGACAAAAGGCTGA
- a CDS encoding TrkH family potassium uptake protein yields MDQNSYSYTESYGPERPLTKTLSRLRALGFVLGAITCFLSLFMLPPWLLLIFEGDSDRGAFALSFILALGSGLTMLGLGYGARMHLRARHLFLLTVLSWLVLSFFGALPFMFSRLHLSLTDAIFETVSGITTTGSTVLSNLPTLSHGMLLWRGLLQWMGGIGIIVMAMAILPFLRVGGMKLFQTESSDRSDNHLPNARALAASIGKVYGSITLLCLLTFWIGGMRFFDALVHALATVSTGGFGNYDDSFAHFTQPFLAWAGSFFMLLSALPLALYGRIFKRTNKPIWQDDQVKGLLRFLLFVIVILAVWLKLQPAYAYMSWEEAFRYTTFNVISVVTTTGFAYTDYTQWGAFAVLTFFFLTFMGGCSGSTSGGIKMFRFQLCTRALMGQLHQLLHPRAIREQRYNGRTVSDEVLRAIIAFAFFYCLTVALIGLALTTMGLDVLTSLSGAATAVSNVGPGIGDIIGPAGNFASLPDGAKWLLAFGMLMGRLEILTVLVLLIPNAWRW; encoded by the coding sequence ATGGATCAGAACTCCTACTCCTACACGGAGTCCTATGGACCGGAACGCCCCCTGACCAAGACCCTGTCACGTCTGCGTGCCCTCGGCTTCGTACTTGGTGCCATTACCTGCTTCCTGTCACTGTTTATGCTGCCGCCCTGGCTGCTGCTGATCTTCGAGGGCGACAGCGACCGCGGCGCCTTTGCCCTGTCCTTTATCCTTGCCCTCGGCAGTGGCCTGACCATGCTTGGTCTTGGCTACGGAGCCCGTATGCACCTGCGTGCCCGCCATCTGTTCCTGCTGACGGTACTGAGCTGGCTGGTGCTGAGCTTCTTCGGCGCCCTGCCCTTCATGTTCTCGCGCCTGCATCTGTCACTGACCGACGCCATCTTCGAGACCGTTTCCGGCATCACCACCACCGGCTCCACGGTGCTGTCCAATCTGCCTACCCTGTCGCACGGCATGCTGCTGTGGCGCGGCCTGCTGCAGTGGATGGGGGGGATCGGGATCATCGTCATGGCGATGGCGATTCTGCCGTTCCTGCGGGTCGGCGGGATGAAACTGTTCCAGACCGAATCCTCCGACCGCTCCGATAATCACCTGCCCAATGCCCGTGCCCTGGCGGCCAGCATCGGCAAGGTGTACGGCAGCATTACCCTGCTCTGCCTGCTGACCTTCTGGATCGGCGGCATGCGCTTCTTCGATGCACTGGTGCATGCACTGGCGACCGTATCCACCGGCGGCTTCGGCAACTACGACGACTCCTTTGCCCACTTCACCCAGCCGTTCCTGGCCTGGGCGGGCTCCTTCTTCATGCTGCTGTCGGCCCTGCCGCTGGCACTCTACGGACGCATCTTCAAGCGCACCAACAAGCCGATCTGGCAGGACGATCAGGTCAAGGGCCTGCTGCGCTTCCTGCTGTTTGTGATTGTCATTCTGGCGGTATGGCTGAAGCTGCAGCCGGCCTATGCCTACATGAGCTGGGAAGAGGCGTTCCGCTACACCACCTTCAACGTCATTTCAGTGGTCACCACCACCGGTTTTGCCTATACCGACTACACCCAGTGGGGTGCGTTCGCGGTGCTGACCTTCTTCTTCCTGACCTTTATGGGCGGCTGCTCCGGCTCCACCAGCGGCGGCATCAAGATGTTCCGCTTCCAGCTCTGCACCCGCGCCCTGATGGGCCAGCTGCATCAGCTGCTGCACCCTCGTGCCATCCGTGAGCAGCGCTATAACGGCAGAACGGTGAGTGATGAAGTACTGCGCGCCATTATCGCCTTTGCCTTCTTCTACTGCCTGACCGTGGCCCTGATCGGTCTGGCGCTGACCACCATGGGACTGGACGTACTGACCAGCCTCAGCGGCGCCGCCACCGCGGTATCCAACGTGGGCCCCGGCATCGGTGACATCATCGGCCCGGCAGGTAACTTTGCCAGCCTGCCTGACGGTGCCAAATGGCTGCTGGCCTTCGGCATGCTGATGGGCCGTCTGGAAATCCTCACCGTGCTGGTGCTGCTGATCCCCAACGCCTGGCGCTGGTAA
- the rimI gene encoding ribosomal protein S18-alanine N-acetyltransferase, with amino-acid sequence MTAPWHLRPAGLRDLEALIELENAGFAGDRLSRRSFRRFLQNEHDLLLIAETDGHLAGYSLLLCRQGTSLCRLYSLAVSPQYRGRGLGEVLLRATEQAALERHCSHLRLEVRPDNHAAIRLYRQLGYRQFQLLHDYYEDHADALRFEKRLLYPRHARLPPVPFYAQTTEFTCGPACLMMAMKALNGRLELNRRLELQLWREATTIFMTSGHGGCSPHGLALAAHRRGFEVRLHVSSLGVPFIDGVRNEGKKEVIHLVHEDFLAQLQQEQIAIHDEGLNSSMLEQLLVQGWIPLILISSYRISRSKAPHWVVLSGADDHFFYIHDPDIEWEKDKSSTDNVHVPILRKNFLRMAQFGRQQLQAMVLVRNTKVAIEHDFDQEQTV; translated from the coding sequence ATGACGGCGCCCTGGCATTTGCGTCCGGCAGGTCTGCGTGACCTGGAAGCCCTGATCGAGCTGGAAAACGCCGGATTTGCGGGTGATCGCCTGTCGCGGCGATCTTTCCGGCGGTTTCTGCAGAACGAACATGATCTGTTGCTGATTGCCGAAACCGATGGCCATCTGGCGGGCTACAGCCTGTTGCTGTGCCGTCAGGGCACCAGCCTGTGCCGGCTGTATTCGCTGGCGGTGTCACCGCAGTATCGGGGCCGGGGGCTGGGCGAGGTGTTGCTGCGGGCGACCGAACAGGCGGCGCTGGAGCGTCACTGCAGTCATCTGCGCCTCGAAGTACGGCCCGATAATCACGCTGCCATTCGACTTTATCGCCAGCTGGGCTATCGCCAGTTCCAGTTGCTGCATGATTACTACGAGGACCACGCGGATGCGTTGCGCTTCGAGAAGCGGCTGCTTTATCCCAGGCACGCGCGCCTGCCGCCGGTGCCGTTCTACGCCCAGACCACAGAATTCACCTGCGGCCCGGCCTGTCTGATGATGGCGATGAAAGCGTTGAATGGCCGTCTGGAACTGAACCGGCGACTGGAGCTGCAGTTATGGCGTGAGGCCACCACCATCTTTATGACCTCGGGCCACGGCGGTTGCAGCCCTCACGGGCTGGCGCTGGCGGCGCACCGGCGCGGCTTTGAGGTGCGACTGCATGTCAGCAGTCTGGGTGTGCCCTTTATCGATGGCGTGCGCAATGAGGGTAAGAAGGAAGTTATCCATCTGGTGCACGAGGATTTTCTGGCACAGCTGCAGCAGGAACAGATTGCCATTCACGACGAAGGCCTCAACAGCTCGATGCTGGAGCAGTTGCTGGTGCAGGGCTGGATTCCGCTGATTCTGATCTCCAGTTACCGCATTTCCCGCAGCAAGGCGCCGCACTGGGTGGTGCTGTCCGGCGCCGATGATCATTTTTTCTATATTCATGATCCGGACATAGAGTGGGAGAAAGATAAGTCCAGCACTGATAACGTCCATGTGCCCATTCTGCGCAAGAACTTCCTGCGGATGGCACAGTTTGGCAGGCAACAGCTGCAGGCGATGGTGCTGGTGCGTAACACAAAGGTCGCTATAGAGCATGATTTTGATCAGGAACAGACGGTGTAA